A region of Etheostoma cragini isolate CJK2018 chromosome 24, CSU_Ecrag_1.0, whole genome shotgun sequence DNA encodes the following proteins:
- the LOC117939439 gene encoding sodium- and chloride-dependent GABA transporter 2-like translates to MADQRHQQGKPLRNKRYQGCLLNGKESTKDGLHARGQWANKAEFLLAVAGQIIGLGNVWRFPYLCYKNGGGVFFVPYMLFLVLCGIPLFLLETSLGQFTSMGGVSAWRTICPLFGGLGYASQVMILHGCVYYIVILAWALFYLTYSFQAELPWSHCNNTWNTEACVLFDRHNQTANVSSLPDNATSPVIEFWEREVLRLSSSLDELGPISWKLALCLAVIWFVCYFCVWKGVKSTGKVVYLTATFPYVMLFVLLVRGATLPGATQGIIYYLKPNHTRLADPQVWMDAGTQVFFSYGICLGSLTALGSYNKYNNDCYKDSFLLCLLNSATSFVAGFAIFSVLGFMAEEQGVDIATVAQSGPGLAFIVYPRAVAMMPVPQLWAICFFLMIIMLGLDTQFVSLEALMTSVTDLYPHLIRRGHRRELLLLFVCIVCFLLGLVMVTPGGLYVFQIYDHFSCSGASLLLLSIFQSLAIGWVYGAERFSANIRDMTGYSPLPVFKLCWKYLTPAVCTATFVFSLVSWSPLNLGKGLVAPAWATALGWLLTLSSVSLLPIWAIYALATTPGTLPQRFQLLCSPAETSLQANHYFPHQHPYSPALPLTEKQKEPTTDIIQNPLT, encoded by the exons ATGGCCGACCAGCGGCATCAGCAAGGAAAGCCGCTGCGGAATAAGCGCTACCAAGGCTGCCTCCTCAATGGGAAAGAATCAACCAAAGACGGCCTGCATGCTAGGGGACAGTGGGCTAACAAGGCTGAGTTCCTCCTGGCCGTGGCGGGGCAGATCATCGGCCTGGGCAACGTCTGGAGGTTTCCTTACCTCTGCTACAAGAACGGAGGAG gtgtgtTCTTCGTACCCTACATGTTGTTCCTGGTGCTGTGCGGCATCCCCCTGTTCCTCTTGGAGACCTCACTGGGACAGTTCACCAGCATGGGAGGGGTCAGCGCCTGGAGGACTATCTGCCCATTATTTGGAG GTCTCGGCTACGCCAGCCAGGTGATGATACTGCATGGCTGCGTGTACTACATCGTCATCCTGGCCTGGGCTCTCTTCTACCTGACCTACAGCTTCCAGGCGGAGCTGCCCTGGTCACACTGTAACAACACATGGAACACTG AGGCGTGTGTCCTGTTTGACCGCCACAACCAGACAGCCAATGTGAGCAGCCTGCCTGACAACGCCACCTCCCCTGTCATAGAGTTTTGGGA gCGGGAAGTGCTTCGTCTCTCCAGCAGTTTAGACGAGCTGGGTCCAATCAGCTGGAAGCTCGCTCTGTGTCTCGCCGTCATCTGGTTCGTGTGTTACTTCTGCGTCTGGAAGGGAGTCAAGTCCACCGGAAAG GTGGTGTACCTGACGGCCACCTTCCCATATGTCATGCTGTTTGTGCTGCTGGTGCGCGGTGCCACCCTGCCTGGAGCGACCCAGGGCATCATCTACTACCTCAAGCCTAACCACACCCGCCTGGCAGACCCCCag GTATGGATGGATGCGGGTACCCAGGTATTTTTCTCATATGGAATCTGTTTGGGAAGTCTCACGGCCCTCGGCAgttacaacaaatacaacaacgACTGCTACAA GGACTCCTTCCTTCTGTGCCTCCTGAACAGCGCCACCAGTTTTGTGGCGGGTTTCGCCATCTTCTCGGTGCTGGGCTTCATGGCTGAGGAGCAGGGCGTGGACATAGCCACCGTGGCCCAGTCAG GACCTGGCCTTGCCTTCATTGTCTACCCGAGAGCTGTCGCCATGATGCCTGTACCCCAACTGTGGGCCATCTGCTTCTTCCTCATGATCATCATGCTGGGGCTGGACACACAg TTTGTGAGTCTGGAGGCCCTGATGACGTCCGTGACTGACCTGTACCCCCATCTGATCCGCCGGGGCCACCGCagggagctgctgctgctattCGTCTGCATCGTCTGCTTCCTGCTCGGACTGGTCATGGTCACGCCG GGGGGGCTGTATGTGTTCCAGATCTACGACCATTTCTCCTGCAGTGGAGCCAGCCTGCTGCTTCTCTCCATCTTCCAGTCCCTGGCCATCGGCTGGGTCTACG GAGCCGAGCGCTTCAGCGCCAACATCAGGGATATGACCGGCTACAGCCCCCTGCCCGTCTTCAAGCTGTGCTGGAAATATTTGACCCCGGCTGTGTGCACT GCTACCTTTGTGTTCTCCCTGGTGAGCTGGTCTCCATTGAACCTGGGTAAAGGCCTGGTTGCTCCAGCCTGGGCCACCGCGCTGGGCTGGCTCCTTACCCTCTCCTCCGTCTCCCTGCTCCCCATCTGGGCTATCTACGCCCTGGCCACCACCCCGGGAACCCTGCCACAG CGCTTCCAACTTCTGTGCAGTCCTGCTGAAACCTCATTGCAGGCCAACCACTACTTCCCCCACCAGCACCCCTACAGCCCCGCGCTGCCCCTGACCGAGAAGCAGAAGGAGCCGACTACAGACATCATCCAGAATCCTCTCACCTGA